The following proteins come from a genomic window of Gottfriedia acidiceleris:
- a CDS encoding carboxypeptidase-like regulatory domain-containing protein, translating to MKKFTSILILMLFSLSSISNLASAASIKNGNLSGNVTNIIELDENETKKAKENFNTNLNEALVQELPVRLKNAENKGNNKEAKEIKKLMKSLKDKKSKTIFTDKKMGSNINTPLPDLTVKLGEFETVTDENGDFKFHNIPVGKYNLIIKFKENIITSDFLDIRKGENHFEIEINLSGEAFFEGSQIMSETNMVNSEIGEATTTYYSTKAIGSYVGEGKGRMKIIASNNIVGCNKAAKKIADSAKFPFNSSDCSIAIERGAAYASNKTLFFYWSENYVCYIESIQSALSYMGDKSTNVYCNAKKKNGGHYNCSWFRDHSERLHTH from the coding sequence ATGAAAAAGTTTACTAGTATACTAATTCTAATGTTATTTAGTTTAAGTTCAATTAGTAATTTGGCTAGTGCAGCATCAATAAAAAATGGAAACCTTTCAGGTAATGTCACAAACATAATTGAATTGGACGAGAATGAAACTAAAAAAGCTAAAGAGAATTTTAATACAAATTTAAATGAAGCCCTAGTTCAGGAATTACCAGTTAGACTTAAAAACGCAGAGAATAAAGGAAATAATAAAGAGGCTAAAGAAATCAAAAAATTAATGAAATCTTTGAAAGATAAAAAAAGTAAAACCATATTTACTGACAAAAAAATGGGATCAAATATCAATACACCTTTACCAGATTTAACAGTAAAGTTGGGTGAATTTGAAACAGTTACTGATGAAAATGGTGATTTTAAATTTCATAATATACCCGTAGGTAAGTATAATCTAATAATAAAGTTTAAAGAAAATATCATAACTAGTGATTTTTTAGATATAAGAAAGGGTGAAAATCATTTTGAAATTGAGATTAACTTAAGTGGAGAGGCATTTTTTGAGGGTTCACAAATAATGTCTGAAACTAATATGGTTAATTCAGAAATAGGTGAGGCAACAACAACATATTACTCTACAAAGGCTATTGGTAGCTACGTCGGTGAGGGTAAGGGAAGAATGAAAATTATTGCAAGTAATAACATTGTAGGGTGCAATAAGGCTGCAAAAAAAATTGCAGATTCTGCAAAATTCCCTTTTAATAGCTCTGATTGTTCAATTGCAATTGAACGTGGTGCAGCATACGCAAGTAATAAGACATTATTTTTTTATTGGAGTGAAAATTACGTATGTTACATAGAAAGTATTCAAAGTGCACTTTCTTACATGGGCGATAAGTCAACAAACGTATATTGTAATGCCAAGAAAAAAAATGGTGGGCATTACAATTGTTCATGGTTTAGAGATCATTCAGAAAGACTACACACTCATTAA